The genomic segment AGGCGGTCAATCAGCCAGTCGACGTCGCTGCGTTGGCGCAGCGCAGGTAGCGATAGCGTACCGCCGGCCAGGCGGTAGTAGAGATCCTCGCGAAAAGTCCCTGCCGCGATCAGCGTGGTGAGATCACGATGGGTCGCGGTAATGACGCGTACGTCGAGCGCGACCGGCGTATCGCTGCCCAGCGGCAATACCTCGCGTTCGGCCAGCACGCGGAGCAGGCGCGTTTGTAGCGCGACCGGCATGTCGCCGATCTCGTCCAGAAAGAGTGTGCCGCCGTGTGCCTGTTGCAGCAGGCCCTTCATGCCGTGTTGGCGCGCGCCGGTAAACGTGCCGGGCGCATAGCCGAACAGCTCGCTTTCGATCAGCGACTCGGGCAGGGCGGCGCAGTTGATCGCCACGAATGGCGCGCTCGATCGGCTGCTGGCGGCGTGCAATGCGCGTGCGAGCACTTCTTTGCCGCTGCCGGTTTCGCCCTGAATGAGCAGATCGATCGGCTTGCCTGCCAGGCGTGCTGCCTGGGCGATCAGGCGCTGCATGGTGGCGTCGTTGCCGGCCATGGCTTGCAGCGTGCCCGTGCGTGCCGGAGCGGGCAGTCGGCGAGTGGTGCTTTTGCTTGGGCGGCGCGGTTGGGACAACGCCGCATGGAATGTGGCGTCGGACCAGCTGCGCAGGCGTACGCCGTCGTGGTCCTGTTTGAGTGCGTGAACGCGCGCGTTGCCGTCGCGAAAGAAAGCGCCGATGCCATGCCCCACGGGGCTTTGGCCGCTGGGTGGCTGGAGTGTCAGGCGCGCGCCGGTATTCGCGCCCACGATCGTGCCGTCTTCGTCGAGGGCCAGGATCAGGTCGGCATGGCTGTCGACGAATGCGGCACTGCGGCCCAGGCGAAGCAGCCAGTGATCGCGAAAATGATGGCTGAAATAACTGTCCTCGATGAGACGCGCATACAGCGAGGTCAGGTGCCAGGCCAGATGCTGGCCCTCACGCGCGCCCGGCACCGACAGTGCGGAGATATCGAGCACCGCGGCCACGCGGCCGTAGGGGTCGTGAAGGGGCGCGGCAGTACAGCTCAGATCGAGATTGCCTGCATAGAAATGATCGGTGCGATGACAGGTCAGCGTTCGCTGTTCGGCAATACAGGTGCCGATGCCGTTGGTGCCGACCACGGTTTCACCCCAGATCGTGCCGGCACGAAGCCCGGCGGCCTTCAGCGCCGGATCGGCGCGTTCGCCGCCGCGGCATTCCAGGGTGATGCCGTCGCTATCGGCGAGCATGGTGACATAGCCCTGGCCCGCGATATGGCCATAGAGCTGGTCCATGCCGGTGCGCGCGATATCGAGATATTCGCCGACCCGCTCACGACGCTCGTGCAGATCGGTTGCGCTGACATCCCGAATGCCGGGGTTGTGCTCGGGCTGCAGGCCGTACTCGCGGGCACAGCGCAGCCACGATTCACGGATGAGACGCTCGCTGCTCTCGCGGACGGCGACCTGGCCGGAGTCGATGACCTGGCGGACGGTTTCACTGTGCGGCTGTGTCATTACGGCGTCCCGGCGGCCGGCGTTCGATTCAGCGCCATACTATTGCCGGCGCGTGCGTTTGCTGCAACCGCTGCTCACAGGCCCGTCTGGCGTGGCCGCGTGCGCACGCGACCAAATTCAGCCGGCCCTTAGCGAAGAACAATTGGCGGTCGACAATGGAGCTCGGCGCGCCGCCGAGGCCGGAAGTTCAGGGTCGCTGCGGCAGCTGCGGTGCGAGCCGATGTCCGCTCGTGGCTATCGCCCCGGGGGACGGTTGTCTGCATACAGGACCGGATTCGTATACATCGGCCAGCGCCGGTGGATATCTTTCGGTATGCCGGCACGGTCTCGGATCGCGCTCGGGCCCACCAGGAACGGCACGCCCGATTCAGCGACGGACCCAGCGCACGCAGGCGTGGACAGGGCTGTCGAATTTTACATACGCCGCGTATCGATACGCGACGGGGTCGATCGAGTCACCGCTCGATAGCGCTTAGAAGCGATACCGGTAGGCCAGTGTTTCATCCTTGCGTGGCCCGCTGATGGTCCAGCGCAGATCGAAGCCGTCGTCGACCAGCCGCAGGCGAGCGTCGTAGCGATCGTTGCCGCAAAGATGACTTTCGGCCGCGGTCAATTCGCCGGGCGCGGCTGCAATTAGATCGAACAGCCAGACCGGCGCATCGCGGCCGAACCGTTCGTGTGCCAGGGCGACACGCCCCGGCGCGGCTCGCCAGTGAAAGACGTTGTGAAACGTCAGCGGATGTGTCGTATCCACCAACGTGAACCGTCCGGTTTCGATGAAGCGTAAACCGTCTCCGGCCTCCTCGCAGACCACGTCTGCCAGTCCGGTGCCAGTCCAGCCGGTGACCGAATCCGGGCCGGCCGTCGCCGAGAAAGTTAGACGACGCACGCTCGGCAGGCGCCGCCAGAGATCTATAATCGCGGATTCATCCGATAAGAGGGCGGCCGTCCGTTTCATGAGCTATCTGATTGGCGTGACTGTGCTCTGGGCGTTTTCGTTCAGCCTGATCGGGGTTTATCTGGCCGGTGTGGTCGACCCCTATTTTGCCGTATTCACGCGCCTCACGCTGGCTTGTCTGCTGTTCGCGCCGGTGTTGTGGCGCCAGCCTCTGCCCGTTCGCCACGCGCTCGGGCTGATGGGCGTCGGTGCGATTCAGATCGGGCTCATGTACACGTTCTTCTACCAGTCCTTTTTATGGCTCAGCGTGCCCGAGATTCTGCTGTTCACGATCTTCACACCGATCTATGTGACCCTGGTCGAGGATCTGCTGGCCCGTCGATGGACACCGATGTATCTGCTGAGCGCCGCCGCGGCGGTGGCCGGCGCGGGCATCATTCGTTACGACGGTATCAGCCAGGATTTCTGGACCGGTTTTCTGATCGTACAGGCGTCGAATCTCTGTTTTGCGGCCGGGCAGGTGGCCTATCGGCATGTGTACGACCGGCTGGACGTCCGGGTGAAGGGTTGGCGCGTGTTCGGCTGGTTCTTCGTGGGCGCCTGGCCGATCAGCGCGCTGTTATGGCTCGGGTTAGGTGATCTCTCGGGCTTGCCCACGACGGCGACTCAATGGGGGGTACTGACCTGGCTCGGGGTGGTCGCCTCCGGGCTCGGGTACTATTTCTGGAACCGCGGCGCGACACAGGTGGACATCGGCACCCTGGCCGTGATGAACAACGCCCTGATTCCAGCCGGGCTGACCGTGAATCTGTTGATCTGGAACCACGATGCCGATATATCCCGCCTTGCGCTGGGTGCGGCGGTGATGGCCCTCGCGCTGGTCGGCAACCGCTGGTGGGTCGTACGACGATCTCAGGGCTGTTCGAGCAGATCGGCCACCCGATCGAGCAGTTCATGAAGCTGGCCGACGTCGGCGGTGCCGAGCCGGGCTGCCAGGGCACGCTGGGCGCGCCGCCAGTCGCGCTGGCCGCTCTGAAGGGTGCGCCGACCCTCTTCGGTGAGACTCACATGGCGGCTACGGTCGTCGTTTCCGGCGATACACGCGACCAGGCCGCGCCGACGCAGGGTGCGTATCGTGCGCGTGATGGTCGAGTTATTGACGAACAGTCGGGAGGCCAGATCGCTCGGCCGGACCGGCTCGTGACGCTGGATGTTGCAAAGCAACGCATATTGACTGCCCCGGAGGCCGCTGTCGGCCAGATAGGCGTCATAATGACGTGCCACCACCCGGCTGACGCATTGCAACTTCAGGTGGGTGCAGCTGATTGTCGCGGTACCGTTCAAGCGGTTCATGTCCCCGGGGCGCTTTGGTAGGTCTTGCCTGCCCGACCAAACGGTCAATTCGTTGTCGGTGCGTTATCTGTATCGGCGCTCCGACCAGTTAGATTAGGGTCAAATTTCCCAATTCATCGATAGGAATGATGGCGAGGTGGCGTGCAGATCGCTGACGCCGCCGGGGAGAGGGTCGGCAGGGCGGCGTACACCGGCCCATATGATTCTCGGTCGACCGGCCTCGTCGCGCTGTGGTGGTCGGTCGTGCAGCCAGGCCAGTCCGAGCAGCGGCTGTGCGCCTGCAAGCCGATGCATCCCGTTGTCCGTGTCCCCGTCAGCCGTTACGCGAGCGAGCGGTCTGTGGTCCCGGTTCGGGTACCCGCATGTTCAGCGATTCTGGGCCATCGGAATCGAGACGGTTGTCGTCTAGTCCGGTTGACGGTTGCAGGCGCCTTCAGCGCCCGTCGGCTTTCGC from the Salinisphaera sp. T31B1 genome contains:
- a CDS encoding DUF6314 family protein, producing the protein MKRTAALLSDESAIIDLWRRLPSVRRLTFSATAGPDSVTGWTGTGLADVVCEEAGDGLRFIETGRFTLVDTTHPLTFHNVFHWRAAPGRVALAHERFGRDAPVWLFDLIAAAPGELTAAESHLCGNDRYDARLRLVDDGFDLRWTISGPRKDETLAYRYRF
- a CDS encoding MarR family transcriptional regulator; this encodes MNRLNGTATISCTHLKLQCVSRVVARHYDAYLADSGLRGSQYALLCNIQRHEPVRPSDLASRLFVNNSTITRTIRTLRRRGLVACIAGNDDRSRHVSLTEEGRRTLQSGQRDWRRAQRALAARLGTADVGQLHELLDRVADLLEQP
- a CDS encoding EamA family transporter; translation: MSYLIGVTVLWAFSFSLIGVYLAGVVDPYFAVFTRLTLACLLFAPVLWRQPLPVRHALGLMGVGAIQIGLMYTFFYQSFLWLSVPEILLFTIFTPIYVTLVEDLLARRWTPMYLLSAAAAVAGAGIIRYDGISQDFWTGFLIVQASNLCFAAGQVAYRHVYDRLDVRVKGWRVFGWFFVGAWPISALLWLGLGDLSGLPTTATQWGVLTWLGVVASGLGYYFWNRGATQVDIGTLAVMNNALIPAGLTVNLLIWNHDADISRLALGAAVMALALVGNRWWVVRRSQGCSSRSATRSSSS
- a CDS encoding sigma-54-dependent Fis family transcriptional regulator, yielding MTQPHSETVRQVIDSGQVAVRESSERLIRESWLRCAREYGLQPEHNPGIRDVSATDLHERRERVGEYLDIARTGMDQLYGHIAGQGYVTMLADSDGITLECRGGERADPALKAAGLRAGTIWGETVVGTNGIGTCIAEQRTLTCHRTDHFYAGNLDLSCTAAPLHDPYGRVAAVLDISALSVPGAREGQHLAWHLTSLYARLIEDSYFSHHFRDHWLLRLGRSAAFVDSHADLILALDEDGTIVGANTGARLTLQPPSGQSPVGHGIGAFFRDGNARVHALKQDHDGVRLRSWSDATFHAALSQPRRPSKSTTRRLPAPARTGTLQAMAGNDATMQRLIAQAARLAGKPIDLLIQGETGSGKEVLARALHAASSRSSAPFVAINCAALPESLIESELFGYAPGTFTGARQHGMKGLLQQAHGGTLFLDEIGDMPVALQTRLLRVLAEREVLPLGSDTPVALDVRVITATHRDLTTLIAAGTFREDLYYRLAGGTLSLPALRQRSDVDWLIDRLLESEAGALGCCARLKPDVRERLLAHDWPGNIRELRNVLRFALALADDDGIEMADLPASLATTDTAVAPEERAAPPADEQTATPREHLLAHLRKRDWNIAQVARDLSVARSTVYRRMARLQIVDPKYRH